The Bacillota bacterium genome contains the following window.
GAAATCAATAAATTTCTCTTGCCTGAATTATCCCATAATGCCTGTCATTACTTGATGATATCAAGGGCTGACGGGGTTAGGACGATTGGGGGAGGGGACCCTACCCCGAAGATAGCGGCGCCCGCTTCGGGGGATTTTCATCCTTCTGCTGGTGCTGCCGCGGCAGATATGTAGTGGAACCCCGAGACGGTATCGCCTACACCTCGGCCATTTTCATGCGAGGAGCGCCGCCACTACTCCAACCAGGAAAATGCCATCATAAACCCCCGCGCCGCCGATACTGACCACTTGCGCGCCAAGACGTCTGATCTTGCCCAGATTCAAAATATCCGCGCCTATGAGCGTCCCCAGCGCGCCCGAAATATATGCAACCTGCGCCGCGTCCTGCCTCGCGAGAATAAGAGCCGCTGAGGCCGCAACAAGGGGCGGGATGAATGCCGGAAGCACGATGCCGACACCTGGTGTCACGCGCGCGAGAGACTTGGAGACCCATGCCACAACCAGCGTAGATAGGATCACCGGAGGAATAGGAGTCCGAGTGAGAAGGTACAAAGAAAAGGCCGCAGGGATGATGGCGCCGCCCAGATTTACTGCGATGACCTGCTCCCGGACACGTGGCGGGTAATAGAAAAGGAAGGGAAACCAGAGGACCGGTCTCTCTTCTACTATAAACCTCTGCCTGTGGAGGGGGATATTGATGACACTCCCCAGGAGTGATAACCCGAAAAGCAAGATGGCGCCAGAAGGTGTGAGACCCAACTTGGTAAAGGAAATGGCTGCGACATTGAAATAGAATAAGAAGATCAGGGCTGGCAACAACAATAGGGCGAGAATCAATAGGGGAATAAATCCAAACATATTTCATCATCCTATCTGCGGAGATATAGTTCGACCCGTATTATCTTGATCTATCCAATGAGATTTTACAATTCCCCTACCCTGGCAAGCAAGCCCTCTGAAAGCAGCCATGGTGATTCCAGGATGCGGCCCGCCCCCTTTACGGCACAATTTGTAGGATCTTCAGACACATATGAAGGGATTCCGGTCTCTTGGGAAAGAAGTCTGGGTAGACCATGCAACAGCGCGCCACCGCCTGTCAAGATGATTCCCCTGTCTGCTATGTCTGACACAAGCTCGGGTGGTGTCTCCTCGAGAACTGCCTTGATGGCTTCCACGATGATGCTGATAGGTTCAAGAAGCGCCTCATGGATCTCATCGGAAGAAATAGAGACGCTCCTGGGGAGACCTGTCACAAGGTCGCGCCCGCGTACCTCAGCGCTTCGTCGTTCTGAGACCTTATATATCGTGCCAATCGCTATCTTGATCTCCTCTGCCGTAAGTTGACCAATCAACAGATTATATGTCTTTTTCACATACCTGACTATTGCCTCATCGCACTTATCGCCGCCAATCCGGAGGGAACGAGAAGCCACGATGGAATTCAAGGAGATGGTCGCTACAGTGGTTGTCCCTCCCCCCAAATTGACCACAAGGTTCCCGCTCGGTTTGGATATATCAAGTCCGGCGCCAAGGGCAGCGGCTATCACTTCATCTACGAGGTGTATCCTCCTGCCCCCCGCAGACGTGACAACTTCCAACGCGGCCCGCCGCTCAATATCCGTGATGCCTGATGAAATGCATAGCACGACCTCAGGGCGGAGAATATTCCGCCTGGTATACACTTTCCGGATAAAATGCCTAAGCATGGCCTCCGCGGCAGCGTAGTCGGCTATAGCCCCGTCCTTCATGGGTCTTAAAGTCCAGATACCTACCGGGGTCTTGCCAACCATACTGCGGGCCTTTTCCCCGACCGCGGAAATCTTGCCAGTCGCAGGGTCGAGAGCCACAACCGAGGGCTCCTGCACGACAATGCCACGCCTTCTGGCGTATATTCTGATATTTGTCGTTCCGAGATCTATGCCGAGACCTGAGAATATCCCAAGCACGAAGCGGTCCCTCCCGGCGTCTTTTTCCCTCCTGCCCTAGACCTTCTCTGCGCCTTCAACCTTTCTTTCCACTAGTTTTAGAGAAACCTTCATTCCGGCGCCTGTCTTGTTCTCCAGGTATTTTCTGCGTGTGGCTTCTCCACCTCTTATATGACGCTCAGCTTTGTTTTGTTCTAGAATCCGCTTCACTTTGCGTGATAGGGGTTTGCTTATGGTCGGCAGTCGGTCAGTGACGTCTTTATGGACCGTGCTCTTGCTAACATTATAGGAACGCGCCGCCTGTCTTACAGTGGCCTTATTCTCGACTATATAGTTGGCGATGTCGACTACCCGGCGACGAATATAGTCCCTCATCGAGCCAGCCTCCCCGCATGGTATTTACTACATGTATATGCGGGGGGATGGCCGGTATTCCGCTTTAAAGCTTATCCGGTTCAACGGGTTCCTGGCCTTTTCTCACCTCGAAATAGACCTGAGGGACCGTTGCAACGCCTGTATCCCCTGATACTCCTATGACCTCTCCTTGTCTGACCATATCTCCAACATGAACGGTTATGGAGCCAAGATGCCCATAAAAGGTGGAAATATCGCCAGCATGGGATATGGAGATGGCCATGCCATAGTCAGCCACCTTTCCCGCCTGCACGATTTTGCCAGACAAGGCGGCCCTCACGGGAGTCCCTGGAGGAACTTCTATATCAAGTCCAGGGTGAAATCTCCAGTCGCCATATACTGGATGGCGAGACCACCCAAAAGAGCGTATCACTTTGCCAGGCACGGGCATCATGAGTTCCTCGTTTTTCGGCAGCGTAGCATCTTCCGCCTTTGCAGACAGATCTCCCTTCGGCTTGTCGTTCTCATGTTTGACGGTACCCCGTTCGATTGCATCGCGTTTGATGGCACCCTGTTCAACAGTGCTCTGTTTAGCAGAACCCTGTTTAGCAATCTCCGGCTCGACGATTTCCTTTTCGACAGTTGCCCGTGTCTTTCTGGCAGCCGGATCATCTGGGGCAGGTAGCTTCCCCATAGCAGGCGGCCCGTTTGGTTCATCAGAGCCGGCAAAGTAATGGGAACGAAGTCCCAGACTGAAGCCTGCGGTAATGCCTGCCACCACCACAAGGATAAGGGCTGTTCTCGCGCCCCTCCGGGCCATGACGGAACCCCAGGCTTTACGTAGGTCCCCGAAGAACGAGGCTAGCGCGTCGCACAGGCATCTCACCGGAGAAGATGCAAGACAGCGGACCCTATTTGAGAACCTCCTCAAATGCATAATCAAAGATCTGGATGTCACACTACCACCTCCATCCAAATCTTCCCCACATTTTGGATGATTATGCATCGGGAGCCTCAAAAACCATGAGCTTTCCAGCTAATGGGCCTATAACCACACAATTCCCTGAATTTGTAAGATTGGATCCGCAATCTGGCCGCCGCATAGAGAAACCTGTCAGGCATGCGCCGGTGCCATCCTAAGGATATCCATCTTAGGGATATATGGATTTGATGTCTACGCCGGTGTAGTAATATCTGAGAATTTCCTCAAACGATTTGCCTTGCGCGGCCATCCCTGATGCGCCATACTGGCATAGACCGACACCGTGGCCATATCCTGTTGAAGATATCCTGATGTTCTGTCCTGATATCTGCCAGGAAATCTTAGATGATCTCAAACCTAGAGCCTGCCTCATCTCCATGGCGCTCAGGATCTTCCCCCCTATGCTTATCGTCTTGACTCTCCCGGTGGGTGAACTAGCCAGCACTGTAATGGGCCTTTGCATCATTTCGCTGGTGGTGACACGTATGGCGCGGCCAGCTATATTATGAGTCTTGGTCGAACTTACCCTGAGGTCTACACCCAGTCGTTTTTCAATGTCAGAGATTGAAAACTGCTTTACCTCATTGAATGGAGACCGTGTGGAGCAGAACTCACATCTCTTTGAACGAAGATATGGGACGGGGGTTGACCAGACATCCTCGGAATTCTCTGTATATCCCCCACATGAGGAATGAAATGCTGCATCTATGGGAATTCCATTGTAGGTCACGATAAGGCCTGCTGTGGACATAACGGCGTGAGCGATTTTACGGCTCCATATGAGCCCTTCGAGATAGCCCCATTTTCTGCCCATGCCGGCCTCAGAAAGCCATGCCTGGCAGTGTCTATAATCCGTACACACGTCCGCCCCTGGGTGTTCCTGGCATCCTGTGCCACCATAGATTTTCATCCGTTTTACAGCGAAAGTCCTTGCGGCCACAGCCTGGGCCTTGAGCGCCTCCAGAGGGAAGGAAGCAGGCATCTCTGCCGCCACAACGCCTACAAGATAGAGTTCAAGGGGCATTTCAACCATTCGGTTATCATCAGAAATGAATACGCGGACTGGAGGACCCAGCGCCGATTGAGGGGGCTCAACGGGGCGACATCCCCGAACGAGGATTGCCGGAATGATTATGATGACGATCAAGCAAAAGGCAATGGTACTTGCTATTACCCGACCCATGGGCTTATCCCCCTGTCTAAAGGATCTATACGCCCATCATGGTCAGGTTAGAACCATGATATAATGTCAGGAGCGCTAAATCCCCGTTAGAGGACCTGCGCTATAGGTTCCTGCTGGGCTTCATCATACACCCTGGCTATATCAGCGCCTAGGCCTGCCAGCTTACGGTCCATCGCCTCGTATCCTCTGTCGAGATGGTAAATATCCTGGATTTCCGTCTCGCCATTTGCGGCTATCCCGGCGAGCACCAGAGCAGCCCCGGCTCTGAGGTCAGGCATCCTGACATGAGCTCCTGATAAACGTCTCACACCCTCGATAATCACGCTGCGATTTTCGATCCTGAGATCGGCGCCCATGCGATTGAGTTCGGCCACATGCATAAAACGGCCTTCGAAGATCGTCTCGGTAATGACGCTTGTTCCTGAGGCAATAGAAAGAAGAGTCATCATTTGGGGCTGTAGGTCCGTGGGGAATCCTGGATAAGGAGTGGTGGTGACATCTGTGCAATAGGGTCTCTTGTCGGATAAGACGCGGAGCCCTCCCCCAAGATCCTCTATCGTCACGCCGACCTCCGTCAACTTGGCAATGACCGCTGTAAGATGCTCAGGCACTACATTCTGCAGGGTGATATCTCCCCCTGCGACGGCACAGGCTATCATATAAGTCCCGGCCTCGATGCGATCAGGGATAACCGGATATGAGATCCCCGATAACCCAGATACGCCGTCGATCTTGATGACGCTCGTGCCGGCCCCTCGTATCTTTGCGCCCATGTTGTTAAGGAAATTGGCCAAATCAACGACTTCCGGCTCGCGCGCCGCATTCTCTATAACAGTTTCCCCCATCGCAAGAGAAGCGGCCATCAAAAGGTTTTCCGTAGCGCCCACACTAGGGACATCTAGATAAATCCTAGCCCCCCGTAGACCGCCCAGGGCATCCATTTGGATCACCCCGGATTCCTGCGTGATCGTCGCGCCCATAGCCAGAAAACCCTTGAGGTGCAGATCAACAGGCCTTGAACCTATAGCACACCCTCCGGGGAGTGGGATCCTTACGGAATTGAGTTTCGCCAGGAGAGGCCCGGCCACTAGGAAAGAGGCTCTCATTTTCCGGATCAAATTGTAAGGGGCTTCGTCTTTTTCCACTTTTGCGGGATTTATGACAACCTTTGAACCAGAGCGTTTGACCTTTGCTCCAAGAGCCTGTAACAGCTCCAGCATTGATTTCACATCATCCAGATCAGGAACAGAAGTTATAACCACCTCATCGCCGGCCAAGATGGAACCTGCTAGTATCGGAAGTGCCGCGTTCTTTGCTCCACTTATCATAACCATGCCCCGTAGCTTGTTACCGCCTCTGATGATCAATCGCTCCAATTCAATTTCCCTCCGACCCTAAATCAAAACCCCATTATGCCTATTTCACCCTGTCACCGCACCTCCCAGTCTACCATTTTCCCTGCTAGGGCGGCAAGCGCCAAGTGTTGCCAATGATCCCAGGATCAGACGAAATCCGCAGGCGGTGAATCCTCCATCCCGAAGTAGTACTTTATAGCCTTTACGATCCTCTGACAGGCCTGCCCATCACCATAAGGGTTCCCGGCATAAGCCATTTCGGCATATGCCGACCTATCAGAAAGCAGCCTCACTGCCTCTTTGAGGATCCGTTCTTTTGAGGTGCCAGCTAGCCTAAGGGTGCCAGAAGCTAGACCCTCGGGGCGCTCGGTGACATCCCTCAATACCAGCACCGGTTTATTGAGGGATGGGGCCTCCTCCTGCATACCTCCGGAATCGGTCA
Protein-coding sequences here:
- a CDS encoding DUF1614 domain-containing protein; translated protein: MFGFIPLLILALLLLPALIFLFYFNVAAISFTKLGLTPSGAILLFGLSLLGSVINIPLHRQRFIVEERPVLWFPFLFYYPPRVREQVIAVNLGGAIIPAAFSLYLLTRTPIPPVILSTLVVAWVSKSLARVTPGVGIVLPAFIPPLVAASAALILARQDAAQVAYISGALGTLIGADILNLGKIRRLGAQVVSIGGAGVYDGIFLVGVVAALLA
- a CDS encoding rod shape-determining protein, with translation MLGIFSGLGIDLGTTNIRIYARRRGIVVQEPSVVALDPATGKISAVGEKARSMVGKTPVGIWTLRPMKDGAIADYAAAEAMLRHFIRKVYTRRNILRPEVVLCISSGITDIERRAALEVVTSAGGRRIHLVDEVIAAALGAGLDISKPSGNLVVNLGGGTTTVATISLNSIVASRSLRIGGDKCDEAIVRYVKKTYNLLIGQLTAEEIKIAIGTIYKVSERRSAEVRGRDLVTGLPRSVSISSDEIHEALLEPISIIVEAIKAVLEETPPELVSDIADRGIILTGGGALLHGLPRLLSQETGIPSYVSEDPTNCAVKGAGRILESPWLLSEGLLARVGEL
- the spoIIID gene encoding sporulation transcriptional regulator SpoIIID, with product MRDYIRRRVVDIANYIVENKATVRQAARSYNVSKSTVHKDVTDRLPTISKPLSRKVKRILEQNKAERHIRGGEATRRKYLENKTGAGMKVSLKLVERKVEGAEKV
- a CDS encoding M23 family metallopeptidase, whose product is MTSRSLIMHLRRFSNRVRCLASSPVRCLCDALASFFGDLRKAWGSVMARRGARTALILVVVAGITAGFSLGLRSHYFAGSDEPNGPPAMGKLPAPDDPAARKTRATVEKEIVEPEIAKQGSAKQSTVEQGAIKRDAIERGTVKHENDKPKGDLSAKAEDATLPKNEELMMPVPGKVIRSFGWSRHPVYGDWRFHPGLDIEVPPGTPVRAALSGKIVQAGKVADYGMAISISHAGDISTFYGHLGSITVHVGDMVRQGEVIGVSGDTGVATVPQVYFEVRKGQEPVEPDKL
- the spoIID gene encoding stage II sporulation protein D, producing the protein MGRVIASTIAFCLIVIIIIPAILVRGCRPVEPPQSALGPPVRVFISDDNRMVEMPLELYLVGVVAAEMPASFPLEALKAQAVAARTFAVKRMKIYGGTGCQEHPGADVCTDYRHCQAWLSEAGMGRKWGYLEGLIWSRKIAHAVMSTAGLIVTYNGIPIDAAFHSSCGGYTENSEDVWSTPVPYLRSKRCEFCSTRSPFNEVKQFSISDIEKRLGVDLRVSSTKTHNIAGRAIRVTTSEMMQRPITVLASSPTGRVKTISIGGKILSAMEMRQALGLRSSKISWQISGQNIRISSTGYGHGVGLCQYGASGMAAQGKSFEEILRYYYTGVDIKSIYP
- the murA gene encoding UDP-N-acetylglucosamine 1-carboxyvinyltransferase, whose translation is MERLIIRGGNKLRGMVMISGAKNAALPILAGSILAGDEVVITSVPDLDDVKSMLELLQALGAKVKRSGSKVVINPAKVEKDEAPYNLIRKMRASFLVAGPLLAKLNSVRIPLPGGCAIGSRPVDLHLKGFLAMGATITQESGVIQMDALGGLRGARIYLDVPSVGATENLLMAASLAMGETVIENAAREPEVVDLANFLNNMGAKIRGAGTSVIKIDGVSGLSGISYPVIPDRIEAGTYMIACAVAGGDITLQNVVPEHLTAVIAKLTEVGVTIEDLGGGLRVLSDKRPYCTDVTTTPYPGFPTDLQPQMMTLLSIASGTSVITETIFEGRFMHVAELNRMGADLRIENRSVIIEGVRRLSGAHVRMPDLRAGAALVLAGIAANGETEIQDIYHLDRGYEAMDRKLAGLGADIARVYDEAQQEPIAQVL